The following are encoded in a window of Crocosphaera sp. UHCC 0190 genomic DNA:
- the pstB gene encoding phosphate ABC transporter ATP-binding protein PstB codes for MMTDIATETVLRTQNLNVFYGSNLAVRDVSLDIPQNKVVAFIGPSGCGKSTVLRCFNRMNDLIPICRVDGTITYHGKDIYANKVDPVDLRCRIGMVFQKPNPFPKSIYENIAFGARLNGFKGDMDELVETSLKKAVIWDETKDKLQQSGLALSGGQQQRLCIARTIAVKPDVILMDEPCAALDPISTLKIEELIHELKQDYTIIIVTHNMQQASRVSDLTAFYNAEATPKGGKVGYLVEYDHTEVVFQNPAQESTRDYVSGRFG; via the coding sequence ATGATGACTGATATTGCAACAGAAACCGTTTTAAGGACTCAGAATCTTAATGTTTTTTATGGGTCTAATTTAGCTGTTCGGGATGTTTCCTTAGACATTCCTCAAAATAAAGTAGTGGCTTTTATTGGCCCTTCTGGCTGTGGAAAAAGTACCGTTTTGCGGTGTTTTAATCGCATGAATGATTTGATTCCTATTTGCAGAGTTGATGGAACAATCACCTATCATGGCAAGGATATTTACGCCAATAAAGTTGACCCTGTAGACTTGCGTTGTCGTATTGGGATGGTATTTCAAAAACCCAACCCTTTCCCCAAATCAATTTATGAAAATATTGCCTTTGGTGCGCGATTAAATGGCTTTAAAGGGGACATGGATGAATTAGTTGAAACCTCCCTAAAAAAAGCGGTTATTTGGGATGAAACCAAAGATAAATTACAGCAAAGTGGCCTTGCTTTATCAGGGGGACAACAACAAAGATTATGTATTGCGCGAACCATTGCTGTGAAACCTGACGTTATTTTAATGGATGAACCTTGCGCGGCTCTTGACCCCATTTCTACCCTAAAAATTGAAGAATTAATTCATGAATTGAAGCAAGATTACACCATTATTATTGTCACCCACAATATGCAGCAAGCCTCACGGGTATCAGATTTAACGGCTTTTTATAATGCAGAAGCTACCCCAAAAGGCGGTAAAGTGGGCTATTTAGTGGAATATGATCATACTGAAGTCGTTTTCCAAAATCCCGCCCAAGAATCTACCAGAGATTATGTGAGTGGAAGATTCGGTTAA